Genomic DNA from Salvia miltiorrhiza cultivar Shanhuang (shh) chromosome 1, IMPLAD_Smil_shh, whole genome shotgun sequence:
AATTCAAGCATACTGCATGAAAATATCATATCATCTCTGCATTTCGGAGGAGCTGTCGACATCttatcatcaaatatgaaaccACCTCAAatgtatttaaattcaaatattttataatccaAAACAGTTTATGATCACCTTATACATCAAACTTAAACATAGATTTTTCCAAGGACTCGGAATGAAAAACTGACCTTCCACCCAAAGCAACCGCCATCTGATTTTCTAGGTAGCTTCGACTGTACAACCCCGATTCAAGTCTTTCTTCACTTGGTGCGAAGAAGGTGAGTCCACCAGCCTGACCACGAGGAATGATGGAGATCTTTGCGACAGGATCATATTCCGGCATCAGGGCACCAACCAAAGCATGCCCAGCCTCTACAAACATAAACACAAAGACAGTTGCAGTTAAGTAACCAATAGAAGTAACATCACAGGCAAAAGACGAATCCCCAATATGCTTTCATACCATGATAAGCCACCAGCCTTTTCTTCTCATCAGATACGACGGCATTCTTCTTCTCAGGTCCAGCAATGATCCTCTCCAGAGCATCTGATATCTCATCCTTGCTTATCTCCTTGAGGTCACGACGTGCTGCAAGAATGGCTGCTTCGTTCATCAAGTTCTGCAAATCAGCTCCAGTGAAACCCGGTGTCCTCCTTGCTATCTTATCAAAGTCCACATCCTTCGCAAGCGCCTTTCCTCTGGAATGCACCTAATTTCAAGAAAAATGATCCCAATAAGACTATGCACAACCGTCTCTTTTGCTCACATGACCAATAAAACTCAGAAAATCTGCTACCAGTTACTACATGTTTGAGGAGTATTGGATCAGACACAACCCAAATGTTAGAAATCAACTCTAATCAATACATAaacctcaagaaaatctacaTCACAGCATTCACAAACTACTGTTAGAAATTTACTCTAACCAATGCCTCAAGAAAATCTACATGTCATAGCATTCCAAAATACTGTTAGAAATCAACTCTAATCAATACATAACCCTCAAGAAAATCTACATCATAGCATTCACAAACTACTACAAACACTCGTTATAGTATCAATTAAAGATCGCTACACAATTTATAGTAAACAAAACCCTAAATGCAGAGCTGTAAACCTAAAAGAGAGTTCAGTCACAGACCTGAAGAATCTTGACTCTGCCAGCAACATCAGGTCTGTCCACAGTGACCTGTCGATCAAACCTCCCCGGCCTCAACAGCGCGGAATCAAGAACATCCGGCCTGTTCGTTGCAGCCAGTACGATAACACCGGAATTCCCAGTGAATCCATCCATCTCAGTCAAGAGCTGGTTAATGGTCTGCTCCCTCTCGTCATTCCCACCACCAAGCCCTGCCCCTCTCTGCCTCCCCACAGCATCAATCTCATCAATGAACACAATGCAAGGAGCTTTCGCCTTAGCCTTCTCAAACAAATCCCTGACCCTCGAAGCTCCCACGCCCACAAACAGCTCCACAAACTCTGAGGCAGCGCACGAGAAGAAGGGCACTCCGGCCTCCCCGGACACCGCCCTCGCCAGGAGGGTCTTCCCCGTGCCGGGTGGGCCCACCAAAAGGCAACCTTTTGGGATCTTTGCACCCAATGCAGTGTATTTATCAGGGTTTTTCAAGAAATCAACCACTTCTTGCAGCTCCAATTTGGCTTGATCAGCCCCTGCAACATCAGCAAATGTCACACCGGTCTCGGGAACCTCCTGAAACTTGGACTTCGACCGCCCGAAATCCATCGGGCCGCCGAGCCCACCGGGCCCTCCGGGCCCTCCCTGGGCCCGTCTGAATAGGAAGAAAAGCCCTGCAAAAGCAATGATTGGAAACAGCAAATTCCCAATAAAATTGAAGAGCCCATTTCCAGAATCGCCCTCGGAAACAGAAATATCGACGCCGTTCATCGCCAAAATGTCGATCAAATCAGGGTCGTTGGGCACGACCACGCTGGCCCTCCGGCCGTCCACGGCGGTCAGCTGAAGGGTGCTTCCGTCTTTACTAAACCTAACTCTCTCCACCTTCCCCTTCTTCACCGCGTTCAGGAACTCGCTGTACCGCCATTGGGAACCATCTGGGAGGTCGGAGGCGGGCTGGGCCTGAGGCTTGGGTGCGTTCAAGATCAAATTTTGACCGAATGGCGACGACGGACCGGGCTTCTGGGCCTCAACCTCAATTACCTGCGGCGTGGGAGCAGGCGGCGGAGAGACTTCCAGCGCTAGCGCCTGCGGAGTGAAGGAAGAGAAGAGTAGAGCTGCGACAGCCGCTTGATTCGTGAGATTCCTCGATTTGTTGGAATCGAGAACTGATTTTGGGACGATGAATTTTCGTGGGACTGTTTTAGGAGTTGGGGCGGAGATGAAGATTTGGGTGCCGAAGAAGGTAGGGTTAGTTAATGGCGACGCCATTGAAATTGTTGAGCTGATTGGTTGCTGCGATGCGATGAAGTTTATAGGGTTTAAAGGGAGTCGGAAAAGGATCTTTTGCAGAAGGAAAATGGTAGAATATGAGAAATGTAAGTAGAGTTATGGCTGAATTGAAGCCATAGATTTGAGTTTTGGTTGGATTTGCTCTACGTGTTTGTGATATTATCCAGTCGTGGTTGCTTCGATTGTTCGAGAATGAAGACAAAAGAAAAGGATTGGAAGTCATTAATACACACTTGCTCCCATTCgaaaacacaaaaaatattttaattatgtttactCAAACATACTAATTAGATAgaaaatatacattttttttttctgttaacTCATGCATTAGAAATTACAAATAGTAGTGCTTCGTAATTTATCTTTGTTTGATTAGGTTTCTgttcttttatttatatatttatttagagTCTGCATTCTTTCACTTCTATTTCAAGTATAACGTCCATTCGTGCAATGTACGAcaaacatcaaaattaaataatatgtttaaataataaaatatcaaataaaattaaaatatattttaataataaaataaaataaaataattcacgtcaattactcaataaaatcttgaatttgaaGCGTatatttcaactttgtataatatataatgataattatagttattaaataaatttaaattatttgataatgaaaagtGACATTACACATTCttattatcatcatcattattattattatagagtactaaacatcataataaataaattaatattttcatacacaaatataaataaaaagttgtaaaatgttaatgaagagagaaaatataaattatttttaattttaatttttttcataatttattcattttaacttcattttt
This window encodes:
- the LOC130992225 gene encoding ATP-dependent zinc metalloprotease FTSH, chloroplastic-like, whose protein sequence is MASPLTNPTFFGTQIFISAPTPKTVPRKFIVPKSVLDSNKSRNLTNQAAVAALLFSSFTPQALALEVSPPPAPTPQVIEVEAQKPGPSSPFGQNLILNAPKPQAQPASDLPDGSQWRYSEFLNAVKKGKVERVRFSKDGSTLQLTAVDGRRASVVVPNDPDLIDILAMNGVDISVSEGDSGNGLFNFIGNLLFPIIAFAGLFFLFRRAQGGPGGPGGLGGPMDFGRSKSKFQEVPETGVTFADVAGADQAKLELQEVVDFLKNPDKYTALGAKIPKGCLLVGPPGTGKTLLARAVSGEAGVPFFSCAASEFVELFVGVGASRVRDLFEKAKAKAPCIVFIDEIDAVGRQRGAGLGGGNDEREQTINQLLTEMDGFTGNSGVIVLAATNRPDVLDSALLRPGRFDRQVTVDRPDVAGRVKILQVHSRGKALAKDVDFDKIARRTPGFTGADLQNLMNEAAILAARRDLKEISKDEISDALERIIAGPEKKNAVVSDEKKRLVAYHEAGHALVGALMPEYDPVAKISIIPRGQAGGLTFFAPSEERLESGLYSRSYLENQMAVALGGRVAEEVIFGQDNVTTGASNDFMQVSRVARQMVERFGFSKKIGQIAIGGPGGNPFLGQSMTTQKDYSMATADIVDAEVRELVDKAYIRAKQIISTHIDILHKLAQLLMEKETVDGEEFMSLFIDGKAELFVA